ATTCGAGGAACGCGTCAAGGGCGAGACCGGCCTCGATTGGGCCTAGCCAGTGGGCCTAGTCAGCCGGGGCCGGGGGCTCCCCGGCCGGCTACACGCGGCCTGACGAACTACGGATCAGCTGTAGCGTGGCGTGCTGCTCAGCTCGCGCACGGCCTTGGCGGGGACGCAGATCTGCCCCCGCACCTGGACGAAAGGCAGCTGGCCCTGCTGCACCAGCCGCCGCACCTGCCGGCGTGGCAATCCGGTCCGCCGGGCTACCGCACCAAGCGACACCGCGCCGGTAAGCTGCTGGAAGGACTCGGACGGTGATTTCTTCATCGGGCTCACGGTGGGGACTCCCAATCGGGCCGGGCGGACGAGGGTCCCGATTATAACGCAAACAGCGGTGGTAACCCCAACGGCCCGGCCCCTGTCCCTGGGATAAGGGCATTCCGGTCGTCCACGGGCGTCCGGCTTGCTACCATTCAGGGCGGCCCCAGAACCGCCCAATCTACCAACCTTTACTCTCGACGAATGCCCAACCGCACCGCCAGGATCGATCGCCAGACGAGCGAGACGCAGATCACCCTCCAGCTCGACCTGGACGGCACGGGGCAATCGGACGTGGAGACCGGCGTCGGGTTCCTGGACCACATGCTGACGCTGTTCACCAAGCACTCGGCGGCGGACCTCACCGTCAAAGCCGCTGGCGACCTCCACATCGACCAGCACCACACGGCGGAGGACGTCGGCATCTGCCTGGGCCAGGCCGTGCGGCAGGCGGCCGGCGACAAGGCCGGCATCCGCCGGTACGGCCACTTCACGCTGCCCATGGACGAGACCCTCGCCACGGTGGCGATCGACCTCAGCGGCCGCCAGTACCTTCACTTCCAGGCCGATTTCCCCTCGGCCAAGATCGGCGAGTTCGACAGCGAGCTGGTCGAGGAATTCTGGCGGGCGTTCAGCGGCAACGCGTTATGCAACCTGCACATCCTGCTGCACCACGGCCGGAACAGCCACCACATAGCCGAAGCCATCTTCAAGGCGTCCGGGCGGGCTCTCAGGATGGCGGTCGAGTCCGATCCCCGGATGACCGGCGTGCCGAGCACCAAGGGCTCGCTAGACGGCTAGCAGGCCGGCAATTGAGGACCCAAACGCCCGGTTTAGGGCGGGTCTGCGGGCCCCGACTTCCTTGCCCAACCGGCACACCTTCTCGGTTGACGGTTGCTAAACCGCCAGGACACGTCTGGGCGCCAATGAACGGGTAATCGTCGCAACCGCGCGCGTCGATACCGCTTACTGCCAGGGCCAATGCCGTCTGGCTGACGCAGGCGCGCCCCCGAGAGTTGCCCCAAATGGATTCCCTGGCCCACCGAAGTTTGGTGCTTGCAGCCACCGCATGGTGCTGCTTGGCTGGCGCAACCATCAATGCTACGCCGCCCGACCCTGCCGTGCTGCCGCTTCCGCCAGTAGAGGAAGAGGCGCCAGCCGTAGCCTGCGAGGAGTGCGACAAGGTCGAACGGCCCTGGGTTGCGTTGGAACAAGACGCGTCCGGGGAGCCCCTGTTCGAGATCGGCGCCCAGTTCGACAAGGGCGTTTACATCCGGTCGACGGACCTCGACGAACGCCCGTACGCGATGTACATCGGCGGCCGGCTGCAGCTACGCTACACCGGCTTCGCGCGCGATCAATCGACCTGGACCGACGCGGCGGGCGTCACCCGCGACGTCCGCAACCGGAGCGAGTTTGACGCGGAGCGTCTGCGGCTGAATATCTCGGGGACCGCGGTGCTGCCCGAGCTCCGGTACTACCTGATCTTCGACGGCGACTCCGACGGCGCCTCGCAGGTCGACCAACTGGTCTACTTCTTCGCCTACGAGTGCGCCGAGGGGGTGGAGATCGCGGTTGGTCGGTGGAAGGTGGCGGCCGTGCGGCAGTGGCTGCTATCCTCCCGGTTCATGAGGATGGTCGACCGTTCGTTGGCCACGGAGTACTTCCGGCCAGCGTTCAGCGACGGGGTCTGGCTGTGGGGCGACATCGGAGACGCGTGCCACTACGAGTGGTCGCTCACCAACGGGCTACGCACATCATCCCACCCGGCGTTCGCAATCGACGACGCCCTGTCCGCGGCCTGCTCGGTCTACTTCGACCCCCTGGGCCCGTTCGGCCCGGGCGACGTCGACTACGCCTACCACTGCTCGCCGGTCGTGCGGGTCGGCGGCAGCTTCGCGTTCAGCAAGTCGCGCGATCGAGAAGACGCGGGCTTCGCCATCGGCGACGACAGTTTTCTGCGATTGAGCGACGGCACCCTGCTGAACGAGACCGGCGCCCTGGCGCCGGGCGAGCGGGTGCTGGGCGTCGAGACGATGGTCGCCTCGTTCGACGCCGGCCTGAAGTGGCGGGGGTGGAGCTTTACCGGCGAGTACTTCATCCGGTCGCTGCAGGACTTCACCGCGACCGGCCCGCTCGATGTCCAGCAGCTGTACGACTACGGCTACCACGCCGAGGTGGGCTGCTTCCTGATCCCCAAACGGCTGGACATCAACGCGCGGCTGTCCCAGGTCTCGGGGCTGTTTGGGGACGGCTTCGAGCGGTCCGGGGCAATCAATTGGTATTGGGGCAACGGCGATAACGACCGCGTCAACAAGCTGACGCTCGACGTGGCGGACATCGTCCGCTCGCCGGTGCGCAGCGGGCCCGCCGACTTCCTGCCGGGCGACGACGGCCTGCTGGTGCGGGCGCAGGTGCAGATCGGCTTCTAGAGTCGCTGCGTCGTCGTCCGACTACTCGCCGAACTCTTCGAGGTAGTCGGCCATCGCGGCGTTGATCACCTCCAGCGCGTGCTCCCGCCCGTAGACGTGGTCGATCCGGACCTTGGCGGCCTCTTCCGGCGTGAGCGACTTGTAGATGCTGAAGTAGTGCCGCAGGCGGTCAACCAGCACCTTCGGCAGGTCCTCCACCTCTTGCACCTCGCCCCACATCGCGTCATTGGCCAAGACGCCGATGATCTTGTCGTCGGCCTCGTCGTTGTCGAGCATCGGCAGCCCGCCCACCACCCTCGCCTTGAGGATGATCTCGGGGTTGGTGATCGGCCGCTCGCTAATGACGCAGATGTCCAACGGGTCGCCGTCGCCGGCCTTGGCGCCCGGCATCAGCCCCTTCACCCGCTTGCCGCAGAACGTGCGTGGGATGAACCCGTACAGCGTCGGCGAGAACGCCGACGTGCGGTTCGGCCGGTCGACGCGCAGGTAGCCGGTCTGCTTGTCCAGCTCATACTTGACCCGGTCGAACGGCGTCAGCTCGATGTAAGCCTGAACCAGCTCGGGGGGGCTTGGGCCCGCCTCGAGCCCGTGCCAGGGGTGGGGACGCCAGCGGTAGAACGGCTCGGGAAACGACATGCGATTGCTAATGGGGCAAGGGGACCAGGATGCTCGCCTACGCAGCTGCAGCCGCTTGAGGGGCTACGGGGCGACGTCTTCCTCGTTGACGTAGGTCTCGAGGAACCGGGTCAGCTTGCGGAAATCGCTGTGCGGCTCGATGTAGCGGACCACGGTAACCAGGGTCTCCGGGTCGACCAGCTTCTCGAACGGAACGTAAACCAGCTGCAGCTGCCCCTCGACCGAGACCATCACACCGTCCAGGCGGTTCTCGACAAGCGCCCGGTAGGCGCCCACGCCCAACTGGCTGCCGAGCATCACGTCGAACGCGTGCGGCTCGACACAGCGGGCCTCGTAGCCTAGCTGCACGGGCTTCACGGACCGCTTGCTGCCGGTCTGCCGCTCGTACTCCGCGGCGATCAGCTCCGCGAACAGCTCGTAGAGGTTGATCGCCGAGATGTTGATGTGGCCGTGGTCGTCACGCGACACGCCTTCGACGTACTTGTAGGGGAGCAGCTCCGCCAGGCCCTCGGCGATGACGATCACGCCGTATTTCTTGCCCTCCCGCTCGCGGGTCGTCATGGTCGCGACGATGCGGCGGACCACCTCGTCCATGTTCATGACGTCGCGGGAGTGGGTCTCGCCGTTGGAGTCGGTGTACTCCTCCTTCGAGCGGAACTTGCCGCGGATGTCCTCGACGCTGACCACCAGACTCGCCTCGCCGGCGATCGCCACGCCGTACGCCAGCCAGCCCGCGCTGCGGCCCATCGACTCAACCAGGAAGTAGTTCCGGTTGGCCTCGGCGTCGGCCAGCAGGTTGCGCACCTCGTGGGCCAGGAAGTCGACCGCCGTGAAGTAGCCGAAGGTGAAGTCGATGCCGCAGTAGTCGTTGTCGATGGTCTTGGGCAGGTGGACCACCGGGATCCGCGGCGAGCCTTCCGGGAGGCTGTCCTGGTACAGCTTGAACTTGTTGGCGGTCTTGAGCGTGTCGTCGCCGCCGATCGACACCAATGCGTCAACGCCCAGCGAGCGGAGGCCCTCGTACACGTTCTTAAGCGGCGCCACCCGCTCGGGGTCCTTCAGGTGCTCGGGACTCGAGACCAGCTTGCCGGGGTTCGCTCTGGCGGTGCCGATCATGATGCCCTGCCGGTTGCGTGTCCGGCTCAGCATCGGGTGATCGATCATCACGTAGTCCGTGCCCTCCTCCAGCGGCTTGTCTGCCGAGAAGTTGATCAGGCTGGAGTAGCCGTGCTTGACGCCCACCACCTCGATGCCGTTCCGCAGGAACGACACCGCCGCGGCCGAGATAACCGCGTTGGCGGCCGGAGCGGGACCGCCGGCGAAGAGGATGGCGGCCTTCTTGAAGCTGTGCTCCTGGGGCGCGGGGCGGCTGAGCGTGTTCTCGATTTTCTCGGACATAGCAGGCGGTTGGGGTGGCTGCCGCAGCGGGCGGCAGGCGGGGGGAGGAAACGGGAGCTGGTATTCTAGCGGCGGACCAGCGGGGCGCTAATGGTCGCGGCGGGCGGCGGCCCTAGCCGGCCATGAAGGTCCGCTCGACGAAGGTCGTGTCGATCCGGCCCTCGACAAACGCCGTGTGGCTGAGGATCTCCTGGTGCAGCGGGGCGACCGTCTTGATGCCGTCGACCCGCAGCTCGGCGAGCGCCCGCAGCATGCACGCGATCGCCTCCTGCCGGCTTGGCTGGTGGACGATCAGCTTGCCGATCATCGAGTCGTAGTACGGCGGGACCACGTAGCCGCTGTGCGCGTGCGAGTCGAACCGCACGCCCAGCCCGCCCGGCACGATCAGCCGCTCGATCTTGCCCGGTGACGGCTGGAAGTTGCGCGCCGGGTCCTCGGCGTTAATCCGGCACTCGATCGCGTGGCCGGTGCTGGTGATGTCCTCCTGGCAGAACGGCAGCGGGTCGCCCGAAGCGATCTGGATCTGCGACTTGATCAGGTCGATGCCGGTCACCATCTCGGTCACCGGGTGCTCTACCTGGATGCGGGCGTTGACCTCGATGAAGTAGTAGTTGCCGTCGCCGTCGACGATGAACTCGACGGTCGCGGCGTTCTGGTAGCCCGCCTGCAGGATCAGCCGCTTGGCGGCCTCGCCCATCTCGGCGCGGGTCTCGGGCGAGACGCTCGTGCTCGGGCTCTCCTCGATCAGCTTCTGGTGACGCCGCTGCACCGAGCAATCACGCTCCCACAGGTGCACGGCGTTGCCGTGGCCGTCGGCCAGCACCTGCACCTCGACGTGCCGCGGGTGTTGGATGTACTTCTCCAGGTACACCGCGCCGTTGCCGAAGGCGGCTTCGGCCTCGGCCTTGGCCTGCTGCAGCGAGGACTTGAGGGCTAGGTCGTTCGAAGCGACCCGCATGCCCTTGCCGCCGCCGCCGGCCACCGCCTTGATCAGCACCGGGAAGCCGACCTCGTGGGCGAACTTGAGGGCCTCCTCCTCGCTGTTGATCAGGCCGTCGCTGCCGGGCACCACCGGCACGCCGGCGGAGCGGGCGATATCGCGGGCGGAGTTCTTGTCGCCGAGCTGGGCCATCGCCTCGGGGGACGGCCCGATGAAGTCGATCTTGCAGCTGCGGCAGACCTCGTTGAAGTGCGCGTTCTCCGCGAGGAAGCCGTAGCCGGGGTGGATCGCCTGGACGTTGCCGACCTCGGCGGCGCTGATGATGCTGGCGATCTTGAGGTAGCTGTCGGCGGCCTTGGCCGGGCCGATGCAGTAGGCCTCGTCGGCCAGGTCCAGGTAGTGCGCGCCGCGGTCCGCCTCGCTGTAGACGGCCACGGTGCCGATGCCCAGTTCCCGGCAGGCCCGGATCACCCGCAGGGCGATCTCACCTCGATTTGCGATCAGAATGCGTTGGTACATCAGGCAGAGCTAGGGTGGCGTCAGGGGTGCGGGTGGCGGCGGGGCGGGCTAGCCTTCGAGCTGGAACAGCGGCTGCCCAAACTCGACCGAGGCGCCGTCTTCGACCAGCACCGCGGCGATCTTGCCCGAGCACTCGGCGGGGATCTCGTTGAACACCTTCATCGCCTCGACGATGCAGATGATGGTCTCTGGGCCGACCTGATCGCCGACCTTCACAAAGGCGCCCGACTCCGGGTTGGGCGACGCGTAGAACGTCCCCACCATCGGGCTCTTGATGACCGGGCCGCTGGGCGCCGCCTCGGCCGCCGGGGCGGCGGGGGCCGGTCCGCCCGGCGCCGCCGGCGCTGGCGCGGGGGCGGCGGGCGCCGGCATGTAGGCAGGGGCGGGCACGCCGGTCAGGGTCCCCTGCTCGGGCCCCCGACGCAGCTTCATCTTCTGCTCTCCCTGCTGCAGCACGATCTCAGCCAGGTCGTGCTCGTCCATCAGCTCCACGAGCTTGCGGACCTTGCGGACGTCAAACACGTCGCCCGATCCGCTGCCGGCGCCACTTGCCATATCGCTCTCCGCGCTATCTGAATTGGAAGATTTGTCTTTGGATGCCATCGTTCGCACCGTCTGCCACAAGAGACACCGACACGCCCAGGCCGCCTGTCGCGGCCCCTTGCCAATCCCGCAAGCCTAATCTAGGCCGCCCGCAGTGTGCAACCCCTGCCTGAGGAACAACTTGGGGCGATTCAACGCCATTTCCCGCAGCCGCGCAAACCGAGGCTCACACACCTCTTATCCGAGCACGCACTCCTCGAGCTGCTTCGGCACGCTCGTCAGCACCTCGTGGCCGCCGCGGGTGACCAGGATGTCGTCCTCGATGCGAATGCCGCCCCAGCCGGGCAGGTAGATGCCCGGTTCCACCGTCACGATCATGCCGGGCTTCAGCTCGTCCTCCTGGTTCTTCCCCAGGCGCGGGCCCTCGTGGACCTCGAGCCCCACCCCGTGGCCCAGGCCGTGACCAAACTCCTTTCCGAAGCCGGCCTTCTCAATCACCTTGCGGGCGGCGTTGTCGACGTCCTGGCACTTCGCCCCCGGCCGGATAGCCGCAATGCCGGCGAGCTGGGCCTTCAGCACGATGTTGTAGACCTTCTTGAACCGCGCGGAGATCTTGCCGGTCACGACCATGCGGGTGAGGTCGCTCACGTACAGGCCCTCGTTGGCGCCCCAATCGATCAGCGTAAAATCGTCCTCGCCGATCCGCTTGCTGGTCGGGTTGGCGTGCGGCAGCGCGCCCCGCGACCCCACGGCCACGATCGGCGGGAAACTCAGGCCCTTGGCGCCAAACCGGCGGGCCTGGTGCTCTAGTTCCGCCGCTACCTCCAGTTCGGTCATGGCGTCGGTCAGGCCCGCCCGGACCACCTCGAACGCCCGCCGCGCCTGGTCGCACGCGACGCGGGTGGCGGCGATCTCGTTCTTGTCTTTGATGGCCCGCAGCTCTTCCACCAGCCCGCTGGCCGGCAGCAGCTCAACGCCTTCGGCCAGCTCCCCCAGCTCGTTGTAGGCGCCAACGGTCAGGGCGTCGGCCTCGAAGGCCAGCCGTTCCAACTTGGCGTCGGCTACCACATCGGCCGTGGTGGGGAGCATCCGTTCCCCCGGCCCGCGGATCACGACGGGCACGCCCGGGCACTCCTCTTCCAGCTGAGTGGTGAAGCGGGAGTCGGAGATGAGCGTCTCGGAGTCCAGGGTCACCAGCAGGTAGCTGTCGTCGCCGGTGAAGCCGGTCAGGTAGGTCACGTTGGTGAAGCTGGTGACCAGCAGGGCGTCGGCCTTAGCCTTGCGGATCAGGCGGCGGAGCTTGTCGCGGCGGGAGGCGTGATTCGACATCGGGGGACCTATCAAGGCGGGACGGCGGTGGTTGCGGGGGGAGGGTCAATATGTTGTGATCGATTCCCGTCCGCAAGGCTCACCCCACCCCGCCCTACCGCTCTACGCCATGTACCGAGTCACCCGCGAGATCGACTTCTGCTACGGCCACCGCCTCCTGAACTACGAGGGGAAGTGCCGCCACCTGCACGGGCACAACGGCAAGGCGGTCATCACGATCGAGGCCCCGACGCTCGACGAGCGCGGCATGGTGCTCGACTTCGGCGACATCAAGAAGGTGGTCAGCACGTGGATCGACGAGAACCTCGACCACCGCATGATCCTGCACCGCGACGACCCCGCGGTGCCCGCACTCAAGGAGCTCGGCGAGCCGCTCCACCTGATCGATCAGAACCCGACCGCCGAGTCGATCGCCCAGCTGATCTACAACTTCACGCGGGACGCCGGCTTCCCCATCGTCGAGGCGCGGCTGTGGGAAACGCCCAAGTGCTTCGCCACCTACACGGACGCGTAGATCGCGCCTGAGGGCGCATAAAAAAAGCGGCCCGGTTGATGCGATTCGCACGCAACCGGGCCGCGCCCCCCCTGGTGTGCCTGTAAGGCGCCGCCTCGTTCCGCAAGGCTGGCAGCCAGGTGTATCTTCTGTGCCCGAGCGAGAAGAAGAGCAGTCGGGCTTGGTGACAGGTAGAAGTATCGGACCGTCGGGTCGTTGACTTTGCTGATAAGTTTGACTTTTGCGGTTGGGCAGAGTCACCCGCCAACGCTCCCTGTCACACGAACGGATACTAAGGCCGCGCCGTGGTCGCAGGCGGGCTGCTCGGCGGCGGCATTCGATGAGCGTGATCGTAGAGTCGCCTCGCCATCTACCACCAATCACAACACACACCGCGCTCCTGCGTGACGTCCGACGCTGCTTATTCGTTTCTTCAGGGCCGGGAAGCAGTCGAGCCACACTACGCACGTCGTCGCAACTCTCTGCGGGTGTAGCGGACCCCGCGCCGGATATCGCGCGATGCTGGCGCCGGCTGCATTCGGCGGGCGGCAAGGCGTGAAGTTCGACTAAACAAACTTTGCCGGTTGTGCCGATCTCGACGGTAAGGCTGAGGCTGCACGCCCATGCAGGTTGCGTGCGCCCGCCGGCAAATTGCTAGCACGACCTGAAAGGATGCCTGCCGTGTCGCGAATCTCCTCTGCCGCCGACTGGCTGCTGAAGCTCCCGATCATCTGGGGCGCCATCGCGTGCCTGACGTTCTACGCGATGCTAGCGAGCGTCAACAACCAGGTGCTGAACCAGTACTTCGGCGGCTTCGGCTCGGCTGAGCTGGGCAACCTGATCAAGCTGTCGATCACGGTCATGTTCTTCATTGGCTGCACCGCCATGGTGATGCGGCTGATCGGGCTGGCCGGCCAGCTCGGCGTGATGCACCGCCGGCTGATCGAGCCCAAGACGCCCGGCGGCCAGCAGGCGCGGGACGCCGACTCGCTCCTCGCCCAGCTGCGGGACCAGCCGTCGTACCTGCAGGGCACGTACATGATCCGCCGGCTGCGGCAGTCGCTGGAGCAGGTCCGCCGCAAGGACTCCGCCGAGTCGCTGGAAGAAGACCTCCGCCGGCTCGAGGCGTCCGAGTACGAGCGGATGGCCAGCGGCTACGCGATGACCAAGATCATCGTGTGGGCGATCCCCATCCTCGGCTTCCTCGGCACCGTCATCGGCATCACGATCGCCATCGGCAAGCTGTCGCCGGAGGCGCTGGAGAGCTCGCTCGACGCGGTCACCGCCGGCCTGAGCGTGGCGTTTGACACCACCGCCATCGCGCTGGCGCTATCGCTGGTGCTGACCTTCATGATGTTTTTCGTGAAGAGCCGGGAGGAGGCGCTGTTGACGCAGGTCGACGAACGAGCGATTGAAGAGCTCGTCGGCCGCTTCCAGTTGTACGGCGGCGCCAACGACCCCAACGCGGCCGCCGTGCTGAAAATGTGCGAGCAGGTCGTCCGCGCCGTCGAGACCCTCTCCGCGCGACAGATCGACCTGTGGGCCGAGGCGGTCAGCGAAACCCACAACCAGTGGGCCAACGTCACCGCCGCCACCACCGACACGCTCAAGCAGGCGTTGGTGACCGGGCTCAAGGACGGCCTCCGCGACCACGCCACCGGGCTGACCGTGGGCGTCGAGAGCCAGCTCAGCGACCTCAACCGCAGCCTCACGACGCAAAACGAGGAATTCGCCGCCGGCATCCGCGAGCAGGTAGAGTCGCTCGGCAAGGGCATCGCCGAGCAGACCACTCAGCTCAGCAGCAGCGTGCTGCAGCAGACCGAGCTGATGAGCCAGAGCGTCGCGCAGCACGCCGAACAGCTCAACCAGGGCGCCGACGGGTTGCTCGGCAACCTCCGCGCCGGGCTGGAGCGGATGGCCGAGCTGCTGGTCGAGGCCCTGGGGCAGCACGGAGAGGCGCTCACCACCGCCGAGAAGGAGCTGGCCACTGAGAACCGCCGCCACCTGGGCGAGGTCGAGGCCGCCCTCGGCGAGGCGATGGTGCTGTCGGCCGACCGCCAGGAGAAGCTGATCGGCCGCAGCGAGACCCTGCTCAAAGAGATGCAGGACGCGCTGGTTTCGGCCGCGGGCGCCACCGTGCAGCACCAGGAGCAGCTCGTCCGCCAGGGCGAGGTCCTGCTGAAGGTCGTCGAGTCAACCGGCCAGGTGCGTCAGCTGGAAGAAGCCCTCAACCAGAACCTGAACTCGCTGGGACGCGCCCACAACTTTGAGGAGACGCTGCTCAGCCTCTCGGCGGCCATCCAGCTGCTCAGCGCCCGGGTCAGCTCGACCAGCGGCGCCCGCAGCGACGTCCCCTCCGTAGGCGGCATCACAGGACAAGCGGCATGAGGCGTTCGCCCTCGCGTGACAACTCATCCTCGGTAAGCCTGTTCCCGTTCCTCGCCGTGCTGCTCTGCACGATGGGGGGTCTGGTGGTGCTGCTGGTGGCGGTCTCGCACGTCTCGCGTGAGATGGCCAAACGCGAGAAGGCCAAGGCCGAGGCGGCCGCCGCGGTGGCCGCGCCGGACGACGGGGCGCTCGCCCGCCTGGCGGAGCTCAAGGAACGGACCGCCGAATACGCCCGCCGCGAGGCCGAGGCCAAGGAGTCCGTCCGGCAGGACCAGCTCCGCCTAGCCCAGGTGGAGGAGCACGTCCGAAAGCTGCAGGACGAGATGCGGATGGTCCTGGTGGCCGCGCAGGAACTTGAGGCGGACAAGTCGCAACGCTACGACGACCGCGCCCAGGCCGAGCGTGAGCTCGCCCGCCTGGAGCAGCTCGTCGACGACACCAAGCTGGAGATCGAGCGGCAGCGTCAGAAGACCAAGGGCACGAAGCAATCGTTCGCCGTGGTGCCCTACCGGGGCGCCAGCGGCACGAAGCGGCAACCGATCTACATCGAGTGCACCGCGGACCGCGTGCTGCTGCAGCCCGAGGGGATCGAGCTGACCCCCGACGACTTTGCCCCGCCGCTGGGCGTTGGCAACCCGCTCGCGGCGGCGCTGCGGGCGGCGCGCGACCACATGGTCCGCGAGAACCCGTCCGCCGGCGCCGACCCGGACGCGGAGCCCTACCCGCTGATCCTGGTCCGCCCCGCAGGCATCGGCGCCTACTACCGGGTGCGCGAGGCGATCCGCTCGTGGGACGCCGAGTTCGGCTACGAGATGATCGACGGCGACTGGGACCTCGCCTTCGCCCCGCCCGACCCGCAGCTCGCGAACGTCGAGCTCCGCGCAATCAACAACGCCCGCCTCCGCCGCGAGGTGCTGGCTTCCGCCGCACCGAGCGCGTTCTCCGGCGGCGGCGGGACGTTCGCGATCCCGGTCGAGGAAGACCCGCTCCCCGGCGAGCACCCCTACGACCCCGCGGTACTGGGGGGCGGGGTCGCGGGCGCGACGGGCATGGGGAGCGGCGCGGGGACGCACCAGGGCGGACTCGCCGGCGGTTCCCAAGGCTACTCGGAGCAGCCCTACGGATCCGGACCCCATGGGTCCGGTCAGGGCGGCGGTGGATTGGCCGGGTCCGGGTCTGGGCGGCCCGGACAGCCCAACGGCGGTGGCCAGCCGAGCCAGCCCGGCTTCGATCAACACCAGCAGGCACAAGCGGATGCCGGGCAGCAAGGCTCTGGCGGCTGGGCCGCTACGGGATCGCTCAGCCCCGCGCAGGAAGGCTACCCTGACGGCGGCTCAGATGCGCTTAACGGGCCCGGAGGTCCGAGCGCCGCCCAGACCGCCGCAGGCGGGCCGAGCGGCCAAGCGATGGGGGGCGCCGAGGGGATCGAACAATCCGGATCGCCAACCTCGCCCGGCGGATCGATGGACGGCACTGTGGCTGGCGCGGCGGGCGGCGGGCAGAACGCGTCGGCCGGCGCCGGCGGAGGGGCAGCGAGCTCGTCGGGCGTCTCGATGAGCGTGGGCGGGAGCAACGGGTCGGTCGCGTCGCTCAACGCCAAGCAACGCCCGGACGACGTCGCTATCCGCCGCACGGTAAAGGTTTCGGTGTTCTCCGACCGCCTGCTCGTTGGGCAGCAGCCAACGCCGCTCGCCATGCCCGGGCCAACCTCGGTGCACATCAACGAGTTCGTTGCCAGCGTAAAGCAGCAGATCGAGTCGTGGGGGTTGGCGGGCAGCGGGCTGTACTGGCGGCCAATTATCAAGCTCGACGTCCGCCAGGGCGGCGAGCAGCGGGCCGCCGAGATCGAGCGGATCCTGACCCGCTCGGGCGTCGACATCGAACCGGTAAAGACCGCCAACCGCACCAACGGAGAACCAGCCAGTGGCGCGCGGTAGAGACATCGATGACAGTGAGGTCGCCGGCCAGGACTCGTTCCTGGACGTGGTGGCGAACATCGTCGGCATCCTGATCCTTCTGGTGATGGTGGTCGGCCTGCGCGTGTCGCGAGAGACGCACGCGCCCACCGAAACCACGGCGAGCCAGACGCCGGCCGTTACTTCGGAGGAAGTCGCCGCGGCGCAGCAGGAGGCCCAGAAACAATACGTGCTGGCCGCCAAGGCCGTTGACCGCGCCCGCCAGTCCCGCGCCGAGCTGCAGCAACAA
This genomic interval from Posidoniimonas corsicana contains the following:
- a CDS encoding MotA/TolQ/ExbB proton channel family protein; its protein translation is MSRISSAADWLLKLPIIWGAIACLTFYAMLASVNNQVLNQYFGGFGSAELGNLIKLSITVMFFIGCTAMVMRLIGLAGQLGVMHRRLIEPKTPGGQQARDADSLLAQLRDQPSYLQGTYMIRRLRQSLEQVRRKDSAESLEEDLRRLEASEYERMASGYAMTKIIVWAIPILGFLGTVIGITIAIGKLSPEALESSLDAVTAGLSVAFDTTAIALALSLVLTFMMFFVKSREEALLTQVDERAIEELVGRFQLYGGANDPNAAAVLKMCEQVVRAVETLSARQIDLWAEAVSETHNQWANVTAATTDTLKQALVTGLKDGLRDHATGLTVGVESQLSDLNRSLTTQNEEFAAGIREQVESLGKGIAEQTTQLSSSVLQQTELMSQSVAQHAEQLNQGADGLLGNLRAGLERMAELLVEALGQHGEALTTAEKELATENRRHLGEVEAALGEAMVLSADRQEKLIGRSETLLKEMQDALVSAAGATVQHQEQLVRQGEVLLKVVESTGQVRQLEEALNQNLNSLGRAHNFEETLLSLSAAIQLLSARVSSTSGARSDVPSVGGITGQAA